The following nucleotide sequence is from Paenibacillus odorifer.
GTGCTTTTAAGAAGATGGGTGTGGAGAATCCTTATATGGGCCGGGAGGACTTTGTATATTCGGATATGTTCTTCGGATCTTACGATACCTTTGCCAATTTCTTTATGAAACAAGGGGATCAAATTGTCCCGAAATTTATGAATATCGAAAATATGCAAAAGACGATCCAAACGTACAAGACAATGTTCGACGAAGGACTGATAAACAAAGAGTTCGTCACAATTAATCCCACGAAATTCAAGAACGATATTCTTGCAGGCAAGGCGGGTATCTGGAACATGAATGCCAACCTGTTGATCCAATGGGATCAGCAGCTAAGAGAACAGGTGCCTACTGGTAAAATGAAGCTGATCGCCTCGCCCACAGGACCTGACGGTAAGGGGGGACTTCGTCTTGTCGGTACGGTGCCGCGAGCGTATTTAATTAACAAGGATGCGAAAGATCCTGCCGGGATCGTCAAGTTTTTCAACTGGATGGTTAGTGACGAAGCGGAAAAGTTTTTTACCTTCGGAATTGAAGGGGAAAACTACACTGTAGAGAACGGAAATATTAACTATAACAGACCGAAAACAGCCGATGAAGCTGATGAGGAAACGTTCCGTCAAATCCTGCTGTGGTTCGTACAGGATACTACCTACAATAAAGGCGCGCTTAGTCTCACACCCGAAGGAAAAGATTTGATGAAGCTCTACGACACAGTACTTGCGAATGAGGGACGCGACGGGATTCAATTTGAACCGCAAGTAAAAGGCTATCAGAAAAACCCGGACATCACTCCAGGTGGAGATAAATTGCCGCCTGTTATATTGACGCATGTGATCAATATGGTATACGGCAAAAAGCCGATCTCAGACTATCCGAAGGTGGTGGAGGAATGGCTGCAGAAAGGGGGAAGTGACGTCGTCAAGGAAGCAACAGAACGTTATAACAATAACGACGGTGTAATTTTGTCCCGACATTAATAAGCTGCATCTCAAAAGAGGTTTGAACTCCATAATGCTTGTGATTACCTATACCATGTCAGGGAGGAATTCATTTGAGAAACGGACTATATAGGAAAGCTTTTCGAGTGGGCATTAGAGTACTGTTGGCGTTGGCTTTGTTATATTCGCCTTTAGAAATGCAAGCGCTTACCAAAGTTTATGCAGACGGAATAAACGATGACTATGTTACGCTCTACGAGGAAAACTTCGATGACCCTGACAATTTTGGATCGACCGGTGGCGTTACCATTCCGGGGCCTTGGCTGCAGGAAGGTGAAGGAAACAGCATGGCGAAAACTTCGGTTTCGTCCACGGCCCCGTCCGTACCGAATCTGGTGAAAATCGATGGCAAGGATGCATTGGCGCTGCCAGTGAATTCGACGGGGTACCGCAATCTTCAATTGAGTTATTATACACGGGCATCCTCCTACATCGGAGGAAGCGTCATCGTAGAATGGTCAGGTGACGGAGGGATAAATTGGACAACGTTGGAGGAATTTAAGCTGCCCCCAGGGACGCTGGAACAAAAGAACAGTGAGCCGAACCAACTCAAAGTCCAAAACTTGGGCAGCGGAGCTGACAACAACCCGAACGTCAAGATCCGGGTCCGTGTGGGGGAATTGATGAGCGCGAATATGTACATCGATAGTGTCGCCCTCAAAGCTCAAGCGATTCCTGGAATACCACCCGCAGAGACACCGGTGCCAATCCCTACACCGGTTGAACCTAAGCCGTTTGTGGTTCCTGAAGGCGTTAAGCTGTATGAAGATGTGCTGATTGGGAACGCTGGAACGCGGCCGATTTATACTTCGATTGCCGTACCTAAGATCCCGCCTCATGCACCGATGCCAGTGATGGTATACATTCATGGCGGAGGTTGGAACCATGGGGACCGGAAGCAAGCCCTTGCCAGTATCTGCAACTATGTAACCAAGCGAGGATATATCGGAGTATCGCTGGATTACCGCCTAACCCCGGAAGCGCCATTCCCGGCGCAAATTCAGGATGTGAAGCTTGCTATCCGTTACTTGCGCGCGCATTCGGCAGAATACCATTTGGACCCGAGTCGGATCGGTGTATGGGGTTCGTCGTCAGGGGGGCATCTGGCCTCACTGCTCGGTACCACTGGGGACATCAAGTCAGGCGAGACAATCACATTGGATACTGGACATACCGTAAACGTTCCGGATTTGGAGGGGAATGGCGGTTGGCAGCAATATTCTGATCAAGTGCAAGCCGTTGTCGATCTGTACGGTCCAGCGGATTTTACAACAAATTTCGCTAATAGCTATAAATCCGTGAAAGCGCTTTTAGGCGGGAACGACGCGTTCTCTGTGCCAGACCAGGCAAGGTTGGCCATGCCTGGCACTTATGCATCACCGGACGATCCGCCTTTTTTCATCCGCCATGGGGATGTGGATGCAACGATCCCATACACGGACAGTATTACGTTCTCCAGTCAATTGAAGGATGCAGGCGTGAAAGTGGTCGATGTCAAAATTGTACCTAAACAAGGTCACGGTTTTATAGGCGAAGCGGCTGAGCAAGCAAGCGCCGAGGCTTGGGCTTTTATGGATCAATATGTAAAGAATCGAACGGCAACAACATCTGATGATGAGGTTGTATACCGCGATCTAGCCAGTCTGACACCGAGCGACGATGCAGTCATCGACAGCAGCAAGCCCACTGTAAACTTCAATAGCGCGACGGGCAGCAGCAATGGATTGTTCAGTATTTCTTCTGGCGCCGAGAACAAGAAATATGTGTATTTTAAATTTGATGTCTCTTCATATAGCAATCCTGCAAACAGGTATATTTTTAATGTTGCTGCCAAAAAGGGTTCATCCAATGCGGACCTCGAACTTTCGTTATTCGGCCTAAAGGATACAAATTGGACTGAATCGGAGCTGACTTGGAGCAATGCGCCTGTCACGGATCTGACCATTGCTTCGTTAAGTGGGAAATTTACCGTAACGGCAGACAAATCAGGAGCTCCACAGGTTTACAGCATCGATGTGTCCGAGTTTGTCAGAGACAGATTGTCCGCATCGGGCGGTAATATCGCTTTTCTGCTTGGTGATACGGCAAGCACTGGAATTTCCCTCAATGTCTATTCGAAAGAAGCTAATGGCAACAGCAACCCCCGTCCACAGCTTGTTGTTCAAGAAGCGGTTGAACCTTCAAGTGACCTTGAGAAACCTTCCTGGCCGGATGGAAGTTCTCTGAAGGCTGTCAA
It contains:
- a CDS encoding alpha/beta hydrolase fold domain-containing protein; translation: MRNGLYRKAFRVGIRVLLALALLYSPLEMQALTKVYADGINDDYVTLYEENFDDPDNFGSTGGVTIPGPWLQEGEGNSMAKTSVSSTAPSVPNLVKIDGKDALALPVNSTGYRNLQLSYYTRASSYIGGSVIVEWSGDGGINWTTLEEFKLPPGTLEQKNSEPNQLKVQNLGSGADNNPNVKIRVRVGELMSANMYIDSVALKAQAIPGIPPAETPVPIPTPVEPKPFVVPEGVKLYEDVLIGNAGTRPIYTSIAVPKIPPHAPMPVMVYIHGGGWNHGDRKQALASICNYVTKRGYIGVSLDYRLTPEAPFPAQIQDVKLAIRYLRAHSAEYHLDPSRIGVWGSSSGGHLASLLGTTGDIKSGETITLDTGHTVNVPDLEGNGGWQQYSDQVQAVVDLYGPADFTTNFANSYKSVKALLGGNDAFSVPDQARLAMPGTYASPDDPPFFIRHGDVDATIPYTDSITFSSQLKDAGVKVVDVKIVPKQGHGFIGEAAEQASAEAWAFMDQYVKNRTATTSDDEVVYRDLASLTPSDDAVIDSSKPTVNFNSATGSSNGLFSISSGAENKKYVYFKFDVSSYSNPANRYIFNVAAKKGSSNADLELSLFGLKDTNWTESELTWSNAPVTDLTIASLSGKFTVTADKSGAPQVYSIDVSEFVRDRLSASGGNIAFLLGDTASTGISLNVYSKEANGNSNPRPQLVVQEAVEPSSDLEKPSWPDGSSLKAVNIGTEFIQLSWPAASDNQGIASYRVYRDNTLLSNVNDATYTVVGLSPSTAYSFKVEAVDQSGNTSVPLAFTRSTLTEPIIPYAIANVTASDSDGNIATNTIDNNLFTRWSAAGKSPWIQYDLGEEKQISYLGIAVYKGDTRTAQLSIETSNDGLAWTTIWTGASMFRTIEMQPFDLPDTEARYVRIVGLGNSDGSAFTSLSEVNIYAPFANGDTPVASIPNYTPNPPREPIPFTAPGLTEPDGTVHPVHSSPTTTGRLLNVLDYNADLADNDTDDGIAIQAAINSAEPGDEVYLPSGVYNLNSTLDTLVNLKLKSGVNLRGEDQSTTILKTSLNKVKNSTLMKVSGQHDLSISNLTLTSTWNGVYTTDHKVNNPDAGGPDSMITIANFGEVPSYNITVDGVTVEKYSRMGVRIDNSRDIVVRRSTFRNATDVGPGGAGYGVSIQGMAKQDRNGYENDTVWNVVEDSHFEGPYLRHGALIQFVAHNNVLRNNQFMNTKLDAIDLHGELEYLNEIYGNVISDIPYGAAIGLGNTGGTAPSNHSKSGPRNYIHDNTIRNTREGINVTMGTPDTVIERNVIENTTHIEDAKGIQILNGPGTIIKENIIRNNTASNYWAVSLEHDPGDSKANDIGAGDPQDVQLIGNSLIGNTNGIRLLAGKGIILQGNLIDSISRNYFKNDHVGVEGWPLPNIP
- a CDS encoding extracellular solute-binding protein → MKRWMLTMVGVSLLAASMNGCSSSNKGGEEQAGESPEKTTAFSISFRSGNISYADNHPNINDDKWVKKLEELTSTDLNIRLMQQKNFDSQMIQMFAINDIPDVVQASSGLTNPQLAGSVEAGVFMPLNELLEQYGQDLLKKVPKEAWDKETDAKGNIYAIPEWLSNPSRRATWIRADLLEQTGLPEPKTVDDFLNVMRAFKKMGVENPYMGREDFVYSDMFFGSYDTFANFFMKQGDQIVPKFMNIENMQKTIQTYKTMFDEGLINKEFVTINPTKFKNDILAGKAGIWNMNANLLIQWDQQLREQVPTGKMKLIASPTGPDGKGGLRLVGTVPRAYLINKDAKDPAGIVKFFNWMVSDEAEKFFTFGIEGENYTVENGNINYNRPKTADEADEETFRQILLWFVQDTTYNKGALSLTPEGKDLMKLYDTVLANEGRDGIQFEPQVKGYQKNPDITPGGDKLPPVILTHVINMVYGKKPISDYPKVVEEWLQKGGSDVVKEATERYNNNDGVILSRH